The Pseudomonas fluorescens genome includes a window with the following:
- a CDS encoding alpha/beta hydrolase codes for MNTLSKAFAGTLLALSVSSAFADGIVEHNTQAFLDVLNAGTGKPLEQLSPKDARAVLVGAQAGVKLTLPKADVSEKTIQVDGQSISLTIVRPAGVKGELPVFMFFHGGGWVLGDFPTHERLVRDLVAGSGAVAVFVNYTPSPEAHYPVAINQAYAATKWVAEHGKQINVDGKRMAVVGNSVGGNMAAVVALMAKDKGTPAIRFQALLWPVTDASFETASYNQFAEGHFLSKNMMKWFWDNYTTDAGQRGEIYASPLRASTAQLKGLPPALVQTAEADVLRDEGEAYARKLDAAGVPVTAVRYNGMIHDYGLLNVVSQVPAVRSAMLQVSEELKQHLK; via the coding sequence ATGAACACCCTCAGCAAAGCCTTTGCCGGCACCCTTCTCGCCCTCAGCGTCAGCAGTGCCTTCGCCGACGGCATCGTCGAACACAACACCCAGGCGTTTCTCGACGTGCTGAATGCCGGCACTGGCAAGCCCCTGGAGCAACTGTCGCCCAAGGACGCCCGCGCCGTATTGGTGGGCGCCCAGGCGGGGGTGAAACTGACTTTGCCCAAGGCCGACGTCAGCGAGAAAACCATCCAGGTCGATGGTCAGTCGATCAGCCTGACCATCGTTCGCCCGGCCGGGGTCAAGGGTGAGTTGCCCGTGTTCATGTTCTTCCACGGCGGTGGCTGGGTATTGGGTGACTTCCCGACCCACGAACGCCTGGTTCGAGATCTGGTGGCGGGCTCGGGCGCTGTCGCGGTGTTCGTCAACTACACGCCCTCACCCGAGGCGCATTACCCGGTGGCGATCAACCAGGCCTACGCCGCCACGAAATGGGTGGCCGAACACGGCAAGCAGATCAACGTCGACGGCAAGCGCATGGCCGTGGTGGGCAACAGCGTCGGCGGCAACATGGCGGCGGTCGTGGCCCTGATGGCGAAAGACAAAGGCACACCGGCGATCCGTTTCCAGGCGTTGCTATGGCCGGTGACCGACGCCAGCTTCGAGACGGCGTCCTACAACCAGTTCGCCGAAGGGCACTTCCTCAGTAAAAACATGATGAAATGGTTCTGGGACAACTACACCACCGATGCCGGGCAACGCGGCGAGATCTATGCCTCGCCGCTGCGGGCCAGCACCGCACAACTCAAGGGTCTGCCGCCAGCGCTGGTGCAGACCGCCGAGGCTGATGTCTTGCGCGATGAAGGCGAAGCCTATGCCCGCAAGCTGGACGCGGCCGGTGTACCCGTCACCGCCGTGCGCTACAACGGCATGATCCACGACTATGGCTTGCTCAACGTGGTCAGCCAGGTCCCAGCGGTGCGTTCGGCGATGTTGCAGGTGTCCGAAGAGCTCAAGCAGCACTTGAAATAA
- a CDS encoding DODA-type extradiol aromatic ring-opening family dioxygenase, which produces MLPSLFISHGSPMLALEPGDSGPALARLAAQLPKPTAIVIVSAHWESNELLVSANPQPRTWHDFGGFPPALYEVQYPAPGDPQLATQVAAVLNTANLPARLDPQRPSDHGVWVPLSLMYPEADIPVVQVSLPSRQGPMLQTQVGQALASLRQQGILLIGSGSITHNLRDLDWNAGPDSIEPWAKAFRDWMVEKLAANDEAALHDYRRQAPNAVRSHPSDEHLLPLYFARGAGGKFSVVHAGFTMGALGMDIYRFD; this is translated from the coding sequence ATGCTGCCCAGCCTGTTTATCTCCCATGGCTCACCGATGCTCGCCCTGGAGCCCGGCGACAGCGGTCCAGCATTGGCTCGCCTGGCCGCTCAATTGCCCAAGCCCACGGCCATCGTCATCGTGTCCGCCCACTGGGAAAGCAACGAATTGCTGGTCAGCGCCAATCCGCAGCCGCGTACCTGGCACGACTTCGGCGGATTTCCACCAGCCTTGTATGAGGTGCAGTACCCCGCGCCTGGCGATCCTCAACTGGCGACGCAAGTCGCAGCCGTGCTCAACACCGCGAACCTGCCGGCACGCCTCGACCCTCAACGGCCGTCCGACCATGGCGTCTGGGTGCCATTGTCTTTGATGTACCCAGAAGCCGACATCCCGGTGGTGCAGGTTTCCCTGCCCAGCCGCCAGGGACCGATGTTGCAGACACAGGTCGGCCAGGCCCTGGCGAGCCTGCGTCAGCAAGGCATCTTGCTGATCGGTTCCGGCAGCATCACCCATAACCTGCGCGACCTGGACTGGAACGCCGGCCCCGACAGCATTGAGCCCTGGGCCAAGGCCTTTCGCGACTGGATGGTTGAGAAGCTGGCGGCCAACGACGAGGCCGCGCTGCATGATTACCGTCGCCAGGCGCCGAACGCCGTGCGCAGCCATCCCAGCGATGAGCACTTGCTGCCGCTGTATTTTGCCCGAGGGGCGGGGGGCAAGTTCAGCGTTGTCCATGCGGGGTTCACGATGGGGGCGCTGGGGATGGATATCTATCGGTTCGATTGA
- a CDS encoding elongation factor P, giving the protein MKTGKELKPGTVIRLENDPWLVQKAEFTKSGRNSAIMKTKLKNLLTGYKTEIVYSADDKLDDVILDRKEATLSFISGDTYTFMDTTDYTMYELNAEDIESVLPFIEEGMTDVCEAVFFEERLVSVELPTTIVRQVDYTEGSARGDTSGKVMKPAKLKNGTELSVADFIEIGDMIEIDTREGGSYKGRAK; this is encoded by the coding sequence ATGAAAACTGGTAAAGAACTGAAACCCGGGACCGTGATCCGTCTCGAAAACGATCCTTGGCTGGTTCAGAAAGCTGAGTTCACCAAGTCGGGTCGTAACAGCGCGATCATGAAGACCAAGCTGAAGAACCTGCTGACCGGTTACAAGACCGAGATCGTCTACAGCGCCGACGACAAACTGGACGACGTGATCCTCGACCGCAAAGAAGCGACCCTGTCCTTCATCAGCGGCGACACCTACACGTTCATGGACACCACTGACTACACCATGTACGAGCTGAACGCCGAAGACATCGAAAGCGTTCTGCCGTTCATCGAAGAAGGCATGACCGACGTCTGCGAAGCCGTGTTCTTCGAAGAACGCCTGGTTTCCGTAGAACTGCCGACCACCATCGTGCGTCAGGTTGACTACACCGAAGGCTCCGCTCGCGGTGACACTTCCGGCAAGGTGATGAAGCCTGCCAAACTGAAGAACGGTACCGAGCTGTCGGTCGCTGACTTCATCGAAATCGGCGACATGATCGAGATCGATACCCGCGAAGGCGGTTCCTACAAAGGCCGCGCAAAATAA
- a CDS encoding spermidine synthase, with protein MTEERVEHLLAEVHDEFGMIRVFEVADYRFLEFGDAIEQSCVFTADPSWLEYDYTRAMLIGALCHEQPESALFLGLGAGTLTQACLKFLPLEDVEAIELRPDVPRLAIEYLGLDDDPRLYIRVGDALELLESAEPADLIFVDLYTDVGPGVGHLAWGFLENCQKRLNPGGWLVINQWATDDGKPLGAALLRGLYHRHYWELPVKEGNVILIVPADLDQELDMQGLVARAEGLAPRLGYSLQSLIKAIRPAT; from the coding sequence ATGACAGAGGAGCGCGTCGAGCATTTGCTCGCCGAGGTGCACGACGAGTTCGGCATGATTCGCGTATTCGAAGTGGCCGATTATCGGTTTCTCGAGTTTGGCGATGCCATCGAGCAGAGTTGCGTGTTCACAGCCGATCCGAGCTGGCTCGAATATGACTATACCCGCGCCATGCTCATTGGCGCGTTGTGTCACGAGCAGCCGGAAAGTGCACTGTTTCTGGGGCTGGGCGCTGGTACGTTGACTCAAGCCTGCCTCAAGTTCCTGCCGTTGGAAGATGTCGAGGCCATCGAATTGCGCCCCGACGTGCCGCGCCTGGCCATCGAATACCTGGGGCTGGATGACGACCCGCGACTGTACATCCGCGTCGGCGATGCACTGGAATTGCTTGAAAGCGCTGAGCCTGCGGACCTGATTTTCGTCGATCTCTATACCGATGTCGGTCCTGGCGTCGGGCACCTGGCCTGGGGCTTCCTGGAAAACTGCCAGAAACGCCTCAACCCGGGCGGCTGGCTGGTGATCAACCAATGGGCCACCGACGACGGCAAGCCATTGGGCGCGGCGCTGTTGCGCGGTTTGTACCACCGGCATTATTGGGAGCTGCCGGTGAAGGAGGGCAATGTGATCCTGATCGTGCCGGCGGACCTGGATCAGGAGCTGGACATGCAAGGACTGGTCGCCAGGGCCGAAGGGCTGGCGCCACGCTTGGGGTATTCGTTGCAGTCATTGATCAAGGCGATCCGGCCGGCGACCTGA
- a CDS encoding DEAD/DEAH box helicase, translating to MTQETGGFAAFNLNPNILAAVTATGYEEPSAIQQQSIPIIMAGHDMIGQAQTGTGKTAAFALPILHRIDPAKREPQALILAPTRELALQVATAFETYSKQMPGVTVVAVYGGAPMGPQLKAIRNGAQIVVATPGRLCDHLRRDEKVLATVNHLVLDEADEMLKLGFMDDLEVIFKALPATRQTVLFSATLPQSIRAIAERHLRDPQHVKIQTKTQTVTAIEQAHLLVHADQKTSAVLSLLEVEDFDALIMFVRTKQATLDLASALEAKGYKAAALNGDIAQNQRERVIDSLKDGRLDIVVATDVAARGLDVPRITHVFNVDMPYDPESYVHRIGRTGRAGREGRALLLVTPRERRMLQVIERVTGQKVAEVRLPDAQAVLDARIKKLTNSLSPLVADAESTHGDLLDRLTADIGCSPRALAAALLRKATNGQALNLAAIEKERPLVPNNAPRGDRPERTGDRPDRGDRERRAPIPLAEGRARCRTALGARDGIAAKNLLGAILNEGGLAREAIGRIQVRDSFSLVELPEDGLEKLLTKLKDTRVAGKQLKLRRYRED from the coding sequence ATGACCCAGGAAACCGGCGGCTTCGCCGCTTTTAATCTCAACCCGAACATTCTTGCTGCCGTCACTGCGACCGGCTACGAAGAACCTTCGGCGATTCAGCAGCAATCGATCCCGATCATCATGGCCGGCCACGACATGATTGGCCAGGCGCAAACCGGTACGGGTAAAACCGCTGCGTTCGCCCTGCCGATCCTGCATCGCATCGATCCTGCCAAGCGCGAACCGCAAGCCCTGATCCTGGCGCCAACTCGTGAGTTGGCGCTGCAAGTAGCAACCGCTTTCGAAACCTATTCCAAGCAGATGCCTGGCGTTACTGTTGTGGCCGTTTATGGCGGTGCCCCGATGGGCCCACAACTGAAAGCCATCCGTAATGGCGCGCAGATCGTTGTCGCCACTCCGGGTCGTCTGTGCGATCACCTGCGTCGTGACGAAAAAGTCCTGGCCACCGTGAACCACCTGGTTCTCGACGAAGCCGACGAAATGCTCAAGCTGGGTTTCATGGATGACCTGGAAGTCATCTTCAAGGCCCTGCCAGCGACCCGCCAGACTGTATTGTTCTCGGCCACCCTGCCGCAATCGATCCGTGCCATTGCCGAGCGCCACCTGCGCGATCCGCAACACGTGAAGATCCAGACCAAGACCCAGACCGTCACCGCGATCGAACAGGCTCACCTGCTGGTTCACGCTGACCAGAAGACGTCTGCCGTTCTCAGCTTGCTGGAAGTGGAAGACTTCGACGCCCTGATCATGTTCGTGCGTACCAAGCAAGCGACCCTGGACCTGGCCAGCGCCCTGGAAGCCAAAGGCTACAAAGCCGCAGCGCTGAACGGTGACATTGCCCAGAACCAGCGTGAGCGCGTGATCGACTCCCTCAAGGATGGCCGCCTGGACATCGTTGTGGCGACCGACGTTGCTGCCCGTGGCCTGGACGTTCCGCGCATCACCCACGTATTCAACGTGGACATGCCGTACGATCCGGAATCCTACGTTCACCGTATCGGCCGTACTGGCCGTGCTGGTCGCGAAGGCCGTGCGCTGCTGCTGGTCACCCCGCGTGAGCGTCGCATGCTGCAAGTGATCGAGCGTGTAACTGGCCAGAAGGTAGCTGAAGTTCGCCTGCCGGACGCCCAGGCCGTTCTCGATGCCCGCATCAAGAAGCTGACCAACAGCCTGTCGCCACTGGTGGCTGACGCCGAATCGACCCACGGTGATCTGCTCGATCGCCTGACCGCCGACATCGGTTGCAGCCCGCGCGCCCTGGCCGCTGCACTGCTGCGCAAGGCCACCAATGGCCAAGCGCTGAACCTGGCTGCAATCGAGAAGGAGCGTCCCCTGGTGCCGAACAACGCACCGCGTGGCGATCGTCCTGAGCGCACCGGTGATCGTCCGGACCGTGGTGATCGCGAGCGTCGTGCTCCGATTCCGCTGGCCGAAGGCCGTGCCCGCTGCCGTACCGCGTTGGGTGCCCGTGACGGCATCGCCGCCAAGAACCTGCTGGGTGCCATTCTTAACGAAGGTGGCCTGGCTCGCGAAGCGATCGGTCGCATCCAGGTGCGTGACAGCTTCAGCCTGGTGGAACTGCCGGAAGATGGTCTGGAGAAGTTGCTGACCAAGCTCAAAGACACTCGTGTGGCTGGCAAGCAGCTCAAGCTGCGTCGCTATCGCGAAGATTGA
- a CDS encoding winged helix-turn-helix domain-containing protein has protein sequence MPATLSFTLKQARRLALAAQGFDGRSPPASVQPSRLNRLIERLGVLQIDSVNALVRSHYLPLFSRLGHYNRDLLDQAAWSQGRRRTLFEYWGHEASLLPMSMYPLMRWRMNRASGGEGIYQQLARFGQERQDVIRRVLASVQEQGALGAGSLSTRQEKAGPWWDWSAEKHALEWLFAAGEVTVAGRRGFERLYDLPERVLPASILQQPLPDEAQAQRALLLHAADALGIATEKDLRDYFRLAPADSRGRLAELEEAGELLRCQVQGWKQPAWCRPAAKIPRKVAASALLSPFDSLVWERDRTERLFDFRYRLEIYTPVHKRVYGYYVLPFLHNERIAARVDLRAERALGRLAVHAVHEEEPGLDEEGVQALAVNLRRMADWLGLEQVQLNCQRVGGVRLAVALAQLSGD, from the coding sequence ATGCCCGCGACTCTGTCCTTTACCCTCAAACAGGCCCGGCGTCTGGCGTTGGCCGCCCAAGGATTCGATGGGCGCTCACCGCCAGCTTCGGTGCAACCCTCACGCCTCAACCGCCTGATCGAACGCCTCGGCGTCCTGCAGATCGACTCAGTCAATGCGTTGGTGCGCTCGCATTACCTCCCGCTGTTCTCCCGTCTCGGTCACTACAATCGCGATTTGCTTGATCAAGCAGCCTGGAGCCAGGGCCGACGTCGTACGCTGTTCGAGTACTGGGGGCATGAAGCCTCGCTGCTGCCGATGTCGATGTATCCGCTGATGCGCTGGCGCATGAATCGGGCGTCGGGTGGCGAAGGGATTTATCAGCAGTTGGCGCGTTTCGGCCAAGAACGCCAGGATGTCATCCGCCGCGTTCTGGCGTCGGTCCAGGAGCAGGGCGCCCTGGGTGCGGGCAGCTTGTCTACGCGTCAGGAAAAGGCCGGGCCTTGGTGGGACTGGAGTGCGGAGAAACATGCGCTGGAGTGGCTGTTCGCCGCAGGCGAAGTCACGGTGGCGGGGCGGCGCGGGTTCGAACGGCTCTACGACTTGCCCGAACGCGTACTGCCGGCCTCGATCCTGCAGCAACCGTTGCCGGACGAGGCCCAGGCCCAACGCGCCTTGCTGCTGCATGCAGCTGACGCCTTGGGCATTGCGACAGAGAAAGACCTGCGCGACTACTTTCGCCTCGCTCCGGCCGACAGCCGCGGGCGCCTGGCTGAGTTGGAGGAGGCCGGAGAGCTGCTGCGCTGCCAGGTGCAGGGCTGGAAACAACCGGCCTGGTGTCGACCCGCGGCGAAAATTCCTCGCAAAGTCGCCGCCAGTGCCTTGTTGTCGCCGTTCGACTCGCTGGTCTGGGAGCGCGACCGCACCGAGCGGTTGTTCGACTTTCGCTACCGGTTGGAGATCTACACGCCTGTCCACAAGCGGGTGTATGGCTATTACGTGTTGCCGTTCCTGCACAATGAACGCATCGCCGCTCGGGTGGACCTGCGGGCGGAGCGTGCCCTGGGCCGGTTGGCGGTGCATGCGGTGCACGAGGAAGAGCCGGGGTTGGACGAGGAGGGGGTGCAAGCCTTGGCGGTGAACCTGCGGCGCATGGCCGATTGGTTGGGGTTGGAGCAGGTCCAGCTTAACTGTCAGCGGGTGGGTGGGGTTCGCTTGGCGGTGGCATTGGCCCAGTTAAGTGGTGACTGA
- a CDS encoding organic hydroperoxide resistance protein, whose translation MQTLYTAIATSTGGRDGRAISSDNILDVKLATPKELGGAGGAATNPEQLFAAGYSACFIGALKFVASQSKRKIPDDASITAHVGIGQIPGGFGLDIDLHISLPGLDQADAQSLVDAAHQVCPYSNATRGNVDVRLHVTV comes from the coding sequence ATGCAAACTCTCTACACCGCAATCGCAACCTCCACCGGCGGCCGTGATGGTCGTGCGATCTCCAGTGACAACATCCTCGACGTCAAACTCGCCACGCCCAAGGAACTCGGTGGTGCAGGCGGTGCGGCGACCAACCCTGAGCAACTGTTCGCCGCCGGCTACTCGGCCTGCTTCATCGGCGCACTGAAATTCGTGGCTAGCCAGAGCAAACGCAAGATCCCGGACGACGCCTCGATTACAGCCCATGTCGGCATCGGCCAGATCCCCGGCGGTTTCGGCCTCGACATCGACCTGCACATCAGCCTGCCAGGGCTGGACCAGGCCGACGCGCAAAGCCTGGTGGATGCGGCTCACCAAGTCTGCCCGTACTCCAACGCCACCCGCGGCAACGTTGATGTGCGCCTGCACGTGACCGTCTGA
- a CDS encoding DUF1127 domain-containing protein, giving the protein MKGQKGYLLIDKLSHGFSVSALLHKFSRWYELHHERELLAGMSDEALKDIGVSRADVEREVVRPFWDDPMHK; this is encoded by the coding sequence ATGAAAGGTCAAAAAGGTTATCTACTGATAGACAAACTCTCCCACGGCTTCTCCGTCAGCGCCCTGCTGCACAAGTTTAGCCGCTGGTACGAATTGCACCACGAGCGCGAACTGCTGGCCGGAATGAGCGACGAGGCGCTCAAGGACATTGGCGTGAGTCGTGCCGATGTGGAGCGGGAAGTGGTTCGGCCATTCTGGGACGACCCAATGCACAAATGA
- a CDS encoding LysR substrate-binding domain-containing protein: protein MSSYPSIDTEVLRTFVAIADQGGFTRAGELVNRTQSAVSMQMKRLEEDVLQRRLFERDGRQVKLTAEGQVLLGYARRILKLHSEVFNTLREPHMVGTVRIGTPDDYVMRFLPGILQRFAQFYPLIEIEVHCESSKQLLLRQDLDLSIVTRKPGDEIGQLLRKERFVWAEAACFNVHEQTPLPLAMFNSDCFCRQWACNALDAMGRDYRVAYNSSSLSALMAVVGAGLAITAQLESLLTPDMRVLGEAEDLPELPEASIMLIRNLHNPSPITECLAEHIVEGFKL from the coding sequence TTGTCGAGTTACCCGAGCATCGATACGGAAGTGCTGCGTACCTTTGTCGCCATCGCCGACCAAGGCGGTTTCACCCGGGCCGGGGAATTGGTCAATCGCACCCAGTCTGCCGTCAGCATGCAGATGAAGCGGTTGGAAGAAGACGTGTTGCAACGACGGTTGTTCGAGCGTGACGGACGCCAGGTCAAGCTCACCGCTGAAGGCCAGGTGCTGTTGGGTTACGCGCGGCGGATCCTCAAGCTGCACAGCGAAGTGTTCAATACCCTGCGTGAACCGCACATGGTTGGCACGGTGCGCATCGGCACGCCGGACGATTACGTGATGCGCTTTCTGCCAGGCATCCTGCAACGCTTCGCCCAGTTCTACCCGCTGATCGAAATTGAAGTGCACTGCGAATCGTCCAAGCAGTTGCTGCTGCGCCAGGACCTGGACCTGTCCATCGTCACCCGCAAACCGGGGGACGAAATCGGCCAGTTGCTGCGCAAGGAACGCTTTGTCTGGGCCGAAGCCGCTTGCTTCAATGTCCATGAACAAACACCGCTGCCGCTGGCGATGTTCAACAGTGACTGTTTCTGCCGGCAATGGGCCTGCAATGCGCTGGATGCCATGGGTCGCGATTATCGCGTGGCATACAACAGCTCGAGCCTGTCGGCGCTCATGGCGGTGGTGGGCGCCGGCCTGGCAATCACGGCGCAACTGGAAAGCCTGCTGACCCCGGACATGCGCGTACTGGGCGAAGCTGAAGACCTGCCGGAACTGCCCGAGGCCAGCATCATGCTGATCCGCAACCTGCATAACCCATCGCCGATCACCGAGTGCCTGGCCGAGCACATCGTCGAAGGCTTCAAACTTTAA
- a CDS encoding MarR family winged helix-turn-helix transcriptional regulator produces the protein MNTLRDTPEACEALLLDNQVCFALHSTSLLMTKVYKPLLQALGLTYPQYLAMMVLWEKDGLTVGEISTRLLTDPGSLTPLLKRLEVEGLLSRTRSREDERVVIVELTEQGRALREKALDIPQCILAASGQTLEQLKKLQLDLQALRGHLQDSL, from the coding sequence ATGAACACCCTGCGCGACACCCCCGAAGCCTGCGAAGCCCTGCTACTCGACAACCAGGTCTGTTTCGCCCTGCACTCCACGTCGCTGCTGATGACCAAAGTCTACAAGCCGCTGCTACAGGCCCTGGGCCTGACCTATCCGCAATACCTGGCGATGATGGTGCTGTGGGAAAAGGATGGATTGACCGTCGGTGAAATCAGCACGCGCCTGCTGACAGACCCCGGCTCGCTGACGCCACTGCTCAAGCGCCTGGAGGTCGAGGGCCTGCTGAGCCGCACCCGCAGCCGTGAAGACGAACGTGTGGTGATTGTCGAACTCACCGAACAGGGCCGCGCCCTGCGCGAAAAAGCCCTCGACATTCCCCAATGCATCCTCGCCGCCAGCGGCCAGACCCTGGAGCAGTTGAAGAAGCTGCAACTTGACCTGCAGGCACTGCGCGGGCATTTGCAAGACAGCCTCTGA
- a CDS encoding class II 3-deoxy-7-phosphoheptulonate synthase, with protein sequence MSQPWSPDSWRALPIQQQPRYPDAAHLLQVEQTLASYPPLVFAGEARELRRQFAEVTQGRAFLLQGGDCAESFAEFSAAKIRDTFKVLLQMAIVMTFAAGCPVVKVGRMAGQFAKPRSANDETIDGVTLPAYRGDIVNGIGFDEKSRVPDPERLLQSYHQSTATLNLLRAFAQGGFADLHQVHKWNLDFIANSALAEKYSHLADRIDETLAFMRACGMDSSPQLRETSFFTAHEALLLNYEEAFVRRDSLTNDYYDCSAHMLWIGDRTRQLDGAHVEFLRGVNNPIGVKVGPSMDPDDLIRLIDVLNPQNDPGRLNLIARMGANKVGEHLPPLLRAVQREGKQVLWSSDPMHGNTIKASSGYKTRDFAQILGEVKQFFQVHEAEGTYAGGIHIEMTGQNVTECIGGARPITEDGLSDRYHTHCDPRMNADQSLELAFLIAETLKQVRR encoded by the coding sequence ATGAGCCAACCCTGGAGCCCTGACAGCTGGCGCGCCCTGCCGATCCAGCAACAACCCCGCTACCCCGACGCCGCGCACCTGTTGCAGGTGGAGCAGACCCTGGCCAGCTATCCGCCACTGGTGTTTGCCGGTGAAGCCCGGGAGTTGCGCCGTCAGTTCGCCGAGGTGACCCAAGGCCGGGCGTTCCTGCTGCAAGGCGGCGACTGCGCCGAAAGCTTTGCCGAGTTCTCGGCGGCCAAGATCCGCGACACTTTCAAGGTCCTTTTGCAGATGGCGATCGTCATGACCTTTGCCGCCGGCTGCCCGGTGGTCAAGGTTGGGCGCATGGCCGGGCAGTTCGCCAAGCCGCGCTCGGCCAATGATGAAACCATCGACGGCGTGACCTTGCCGGCCTACCGGGGCGACATCGTCAACGGCATCGGTTTCGACGAGAAAAGCCGCGTACCGGACCCGGAGCGGTTGCTGCAGTCCTACCACCAGTCCACCGCCACCTTGAACCTGCTGCGCGCCTTCGCCCAGGGCGGGTTCGCCGACCTGCACCAGGTGCACAAGTGGAACCTGGACTTCATCGCCAACTCGGCCCTGGCGGAAAAATACAGCCACCTGGCCGACCGCATCGACGAAACCCTGGCATTCATGCGCGCCTGCGGCATGGACAGCTCGCCGCAACTGCGTGAAACCAGCTTTTTCACTGCCCACGAAGCGTTGCTGCTCAATTACGAAGAAGCCTTCGTGCGCCGTGACAGCCTGACCAACGACTATTACGACTGCTCGGCCCACATGCTGTGGATCGGCGACCGTACCCGTCAGTTGGACGGCGCCCATGTCGAATTCCTGCGCGGGGTGAACAACCCGATCGGGGTCAAGGTCGGCCCGAGCATGGACCCGGACGACCTGATACGCCTGATCGACGTGCTCAACCCGCAGAACGACCCCGGCCGACTGAACCTGATCGCCCGGATGGGCGCCAACAAGGTCGGCGAACACTTGCCGCCGCTATTGCGCGCCGTGCAGCGTGAAGGCAAGCAAGTGTTGTGGAGCTCCGACCCGATGCATGGCAACACCATCAAGGCCAGCAGCGGCTACAAGACCCGGGACTTTGCGCAGATCCTCGGCGAAGTGAAGCAGTTCTTCCAGGTCCACGAAGCCGAAGGCACCTATGCCGGCGGAATTCACATCGAGATGACCGGGCAAAACGTCACTGAATGCATCGGCGGCGCGCGTCCGATTACCGAGGATGGGCTATCGGACCGCTACCACACCCACTGCGACCCGCGGATGAATGCCGATCAGTCGCTGGAGCTGGCGTTTTTGATTGCCGAGACGTTGAAGCAGGTTCGGCGGTAG
- a CDS encoding sulfite exporter TauE/SafE family protein, whose amino-acid sequence MFEFALFLVFGAVLGTLGGLFGIGGGLIAIPVLGVWFGLDQQMAQGTALVMVVPNVMLALWRYHQRNRIELRHVLPLASMGFCFAWLGSIWAVGIDANSMRIGFVAFLIALTLYNMARMFAANAPASAQMRYGWPWLAVLGAASGTMGGLFGVGGAVVATPILTSIFGTSQVVAQGLSLALALPSTGVTLATYAFHHEVDWSIGLPLAVGGLLSISWGVKVAHALPERLLRGLFCGFLVLCAVLLAFKV is encoded by the coding sequence GTGTTCGAATTTGCACTGTTCTTGGTCTTTGGTGCCGTGTTGGGCACCTTGGGGGGATTGTTCGGGATCGGTGGTGGCCTGATTGCCATTCCTGTGCTGGGCGTCTGGTTCGGCCTCGACCAGCAAATGGCCCAAGGGACAGCGCTGGTCATGGTGGTGCCCAATGTGATGCTTGCGTTGTGGCGCTATCACCAGCGCAATCGCATCGAATTGCGCCATGTCCTGCCTTTGGCTTCCATGGGGTTCTGCTTTGCCTGGCTGGGTTCGATCTGGGCCGTGGGGATCGACGCGAACAGCATGCGGATCGGCTTCGTCGCGTTCCTGATCGCGCTGACACTCTACAACATGGCCCGCATGTTCGCCGCCAACGCACCGGCTTCGGCGCAGATGCGTTATGGCTGGCCATGGCTCGCCGTGCTTGGGGCGGCGTCCGGTACCATGGGCGGCCTTTTCGGTGTTGGCGGGGCCGTGGTCGCGACGCCGATCCTGACCAGCATTTTTGGCACCAGCCAGGTGGTCGCCCAAGGGTTATCCCTGGCACTGGCCTTGCCCAGCACCGGCGTGACCCTCGCCACTTATGCGTTTCACCATGAGGTGGACTGGAGCATCGGCCTGCCGCTGGCCGTCGGTGGCCTGCTGAGCATCAGTTGGGGGGTGAAAGTCGCCCACGCCTTGCCGGAGCGGCTGTTGCGCGGGCTGTTTTGCGGTTTCCTGGTGCTGTGCGCGGTGCTGCTCGCCTTTAAAGTTTGA